CTGCACGCCTGCATTGGCTCATCGCCCCTGCATCTGCGTCTGCGCCTGCGCCTGCGGGGCGAGATTGATCATGAATTTGCGACGCGTACCAGCAACTTGCCAAAGTTACGCCCTTCGAGCAGGCCCATGAAGGCTTGCGGCGCATTCTCTAGGCCGTCCACGATGTCCTCGCGGAACTTGATCTTGCCTTCCTTCAGCCAGGCACTCATCTGGGTGAAAAACTCGTTGTAGCGATGGCCGTAGTCATCAAAGATGATGAAGCCCTGCATCTTGATGCGCTTGACGAGCAGCGTGCGTGTGAGCAGGCCGAGGCGGTCGGGCCCAGCGGGCAGTTCGGTGTCGTTGTAGTGGGAGATCATCCCGCACAGCGGAACCCGTGCGCCGGTGTTGAGCAGGGGCAATACCGCGTCGAAAACCGCTCCGCCCACACTCTCGAAATACACATCGATTCCGTTGGGGCATGCCGCGGCCAGCGCAGCTGGCAGATCGGGGCTGCGGTGATCGATGCACGCATCGAAGCCGAGCTCCTCCACCACATAACGACACTTCTCGCTGCCGCCTGCGATACCCACCACGCGGCAGCCCTTGAGTCTCGCGATCTGGCCCACAAGTGCGCCTACGGCGCCGCTGGCGGCGGCGACCACGACCGTGTCCCCCGCCTTTGGCTGGCCGATGTCGAGCAGGCCCATGTAGGCGGTGAAGCCGGGCATGCCGAGTACGCCGAGCGCCATCGAGGGCTGAGCCATGTCTGGAGCGAGCTTGATCAGGCCGGTGCCATCCGAGATGGCGTAGTCCTGCCAGCCGGAAAAGGAGAGTACGAGGTCGCCCGCCTGATAGTCAGGATGTTGAGATGCCTCGACCTTTGCGACCGTGCCGCCGACCATGGTTTCGCCGATGCCGACCGGCGCTGCATAGGACGGACCGTCGCTCATGCGGCCGCGCATGTAGGGGTCGAGTGACAGATACAGGGTGCGCAGCAGCACCTGACCCGCTGCTGCTTGCGGAATCGGTGCTTCGTCGATGCGGAAGTTGGCGTCGACCGGCGCACCGACAGGGCGCGAGTTGAGCAGGATGCGGCGGTTGCGGGTGGTGTTCTGTTTCATCTGTTCAGTCATTTCAGCGTGCCCCTTCCAGAATGGTCCGGCTGACGGCCGGGGTGATGTCCTTGTGCTCGCCAAGCTTCGTCATGCCGTGGACCTCGAGCTGGGCGACGATGTTGTCGATGGCCTCAGTGCCGAGCTCGTAGTCGGCGAGCCGGGTCTTGACGCCGAGCGACTCGAAGAACTGCGCGGTGCGGCGGATGGCCTCGTCGATGCGCTGGTCCTCGGTACCGCTGTCGATCTGCCACACGCGGGCGGCGTACTGCAGCAACTTGTCGCGCTTCTGTTCGCGCTGAACGTTCAGAAGCGAGGGCAGTACGATGGCCAGGGTGCGGGCATGGTCGATGCCGTGAGCCGCCGTGAGTTCGTGACCGATCATGTGCGTCGCCCAGTCCTGAGGTACGCCGGCGCCGATCAGTCCGTTCAGTGCCATCGTCGCAACCCACATCAGGTTGGCCCGTACATCCGCGTCTTCGGGGGTCTCAAGGGCTTTTGGTCCGATCTCGATCAGGGTTTGCAGCAGACCTTCAGCAAAACGGTCCTGCACCATGCCGCCGACGGGGTAGGTGAGGTATTGCTCGACGGTGTGTACAAAGGCGTCGACCACGCCGTTGGCGATCTGTCTGCGCGGCAGGGTGTAGGTCTTGCTCGGGTCGAGCACCGAGAAGCGCGGGAACACGTGGGGGCTCAGGAAGGCGAGCTTGGTCTGGGTTTCGCTGCGGGTAATGACCGCTCCGCAGTTCATCTCGGAACCCGTCGCGGGCAGGGTCAGCACGCTGCCGAAGGGCAGTGCGCCCTCTACATTCTGGCCGTGGGTGAGCAGGATCTCCCACGGATCCCCGTTAAAGTTCACTGCGGTCGCGACGAACTTGGTGCCGTCGATGACCGAGCCACCGCCCACCGCGAGCAGGAAGTCGAGCTTTTCGCTGCGGATCTGCTCGACCGCCCGCATCAGCGTTTCGTAGGTCGGATTCGGCTCGATGCCGCCGAATTCGCGCACCGTTCGTGCGCCCAATGCCGATTTGACTTCATCCAGCGTGCCGTTCTTCTGCGCGCTGCTGCCGCCGTAGAGGATCAGCACACGGGCGTCCGATGGCACCAGCTCGGCGAGGCGGGAGATGGTTTCAGTGCCGAAAACGATTTTCGTCGGGTTGTAGAATTCAAAATTCTGCATTTATATATTTCCTGTAATAGACCGGTCGTCTTGGTGTTGGGTAAAAGTCGGCTTGTGAGGGTGATGCATAGCCGGAGAGGGTTTGAATAAACGGTAGAGCGTCTGTTCTGACGCTCAGGGAGCCTGTTTCAGCAGTTGCCGGGTGGTGGTCATGGCCGCTTCGAGCGCACTGCTGTCACGACGGATCTTGGTCAGTACCGTTGCACCCAGCCAGAGGTTGTAAAGCGTCAGGGCGCACTTGTCGGCATCGATTTCGGCGGGCAGTGAGGCGTCCTGCTGTGCCTCCCGAATGCAGCCGGCGATGAGTTCGACAATGCTGCTGGTGCCGCGCGCAAGTGCAATCCGCATCGGCTCCGAGATGTCTGACACTTCTCCGCCCAGTTTTACCGCGAGGCACTTACCGTCGGTGCCGTCGCTGGCCTGGGTGTCGAGCCACTGCTGCCAGTAATTCATCAGGCGCTCGCCAGCCGATCCGCCGCCGCTGTTCAACAGGTCGGACAGGCGCGAGCGATAGCTGGAGAAATAGCTGTCGAGCAGCGCTTCGCCGAACGCTTCCTTGGATTTGAAGTAGTGGTAGAACGAACCCTTGGGTACGTCGGCAGCCGACAGCAGTTCGTTGAGCCCGACGGCGGAGAAGCCCTTTCCCAGGATGATGGGTTTGGCGGTATCGAGAATGTGCTGACGCACGTCGGTGTGTTCGGTGACCATGGGGCGAACGATACACTCCATTAGACCGGTCGTCTAGTGCCTGGCTCCGTGCGGGGGCAGTTTTTCTGTAATGAAGCTCAGATCGGCGTGATCTCGCTCATGCGGCACTTGGCAGTGCCAAGGTCGGTTGAAACAAGCAAGGGATAGACGGCACCGTGATAAGGCCCGAACGTGCCGATGTTGAAGCCGATTACGCGGCCTTCGACCTGTCCGATCCGTACCCGGCGGCCAATGCAGTAGCCGTCCTGTATGGCGCTTGCGATGGCATGTTCGATGGAGCCATGCCAGTGGTTGGGGTCTTCGTTGCTGCGATCGCCGTCAACGATGACAAGTTGCGTCCTGTTCATGATGGGCCTCTGTCAGTTGTTCCAGACGGATTGCTCTTGCTATTACTAACGGCAACTGCGTCCCGGTCTTGACTTACTGTCGACTCAATAGTGCGCTCATGTTGTGCGCTTTGACACGATTGATCGATTTTTCGGTACGCAGAATCGCGATTTGTCGCTTTTTTGCAATCTTCGTGTGATTCATAGGGTGCCGGGTGATGATTCCCGGTGGCGCTGGACGCCTCATGTATTGCGAAAAGGCGAGCGTTCGGAGAGCTCGTCCAGATAGAACTGGATGCCAGTGCTCTCCTGCTCCAGAAAGCGGTCGACCGCATCGCGAAAGCGCCGGTCTGCGATCCAGTGGGCCGAGCGGGTGACGACCGGCTCAAGACCGCGCGACAGCTTGTGCTCGCCCTGGGCGCCGCCTTCGAAACGGCTCAGGCCATGGCGAATGCAGTAGTCGATCGCCTGGTAGTAGCACAGCTCGAAGTGCAGGAAGGGCAGGGGCTCGGTCGCACCCCAGTAACGTCCGTACAGGGCTTCCCCGTCGCAAAGGTAGAAGGCGCCCGCAAGCGCTTCGCCATCGCGCTCGGCGAGCAGCAGACGTACGCCGTCCGGCATGTCGCGGGCCAGCGTGGTGAAGAAGTCGGGGGTCAGATACGGGGTCGAGCGGTGCAGGGCGTAGGTCGTGGCGTAACAGCGGTAGAAGAACGCCCAGTCGGATGCAGTGGCCGTATGTCCGTCGAGCCAGCGTATCGACAGTCCGTGGCCTCCGGCGCGACGGCGCTCCTGGCGGATCTTCTTGCGCTTGTCGTGGTTGAGGTGGGAGAGGAAAGCGTCGAAGTCGGCATACCCGGCGTTATGCCAGTGAAACTGCACGCCGTTGCGCAGCATCATGCCGGCTTCGCGCATCCAGAGGCCTTCCTCCTCGGTCGGAAACAGCAGGTGGAAAGACGACAGTCCGCTGTCCGCCGCCAGTGCGAGCACCGCGGCGAGCAGCGTCTTGCGGTCGTCCGTGCTGCGTCCGAACAGGCGCGTACCGGGGATGGGGCAAAAGGGCAGGGCGGATAGCCATTTGGGGTAGTAATCGAGGCCATTGCGCGCGTAGGCGTCTGCCCAGGCCCAGTCGAAGACGTACTCGCCGTAGGAGTGGACCTTCAGGTACAGCGGCATGGCCGCGACCAGTTCGCCATCGTGCCAGAGGGTGGCGTGCTGTGGCGTCCAGCCGGTT
This genomic interval from Parazoarcus communis contains the following:
- a CDS encoding iron-containing alcohol dehydrogenase codes for the protein MQNFEFYNPTKIVFGTETISRLAELVPSDARVLILYGGSSAQKNGTLDEVKSALGARTVREFGGIEPNPTYETLMRAVEQIRSEKLDFLLAVGGGSVIDGTKFVATAVNFNGDPWEILLTHGQNVEGALPFGSVLTLPATGSEMNCGAVITRSETQTKLAFLSPHVFPRFSVLDPSKTYTLPRRQIANGVVDAFVHTVEQYLTYPVGGMVQDRFAEGLLQTLIEIGPKALETPEDADVRANLMWVATMALNGLIGAGVPQDWATHMIGHELTAAHGIDHARTLAIVLPSLLNVQREQKRDKLLQYAARVWQIDSGTEDQRIDEAIRRTAQFFESLGVKTRLADYELGTEAIDNIVAQLEVHGMTKLGEHKDITPAVSRTILEGAR
- a CDS encoding TetR/AcrR family transcriptional regulator, encoding MVTEHTDVRQHILDTAKPIILGKGFSAVGLNELLSAADVPKGSFYHYFKSKEAFGEALLDSYFSSYRSRLSDLLNSGGGSAGERLMNYWQQWLDTQASDGTDGKCLAVKLGGEVSDISEPMRIALARGTSSIVELIAGCIREAQQDASLPAEIDADKCALTLYNLWLGATVLTKIRRDSSALEAAMTTTRQLLKQAP
- a CDS encoding NADP-dependent oxidoreductase; translated protein: MKQNTTRNRRILLNSRPVGAPVDANFRIDEAPIPQAAAGQVLLRTLYLSLDPYMRGRMSDGPSYAAPVGIGETMVGGTVAKVEASQHPDYQAGDLVLSFSGWQDYAISDGTGLIKLAPDMAQPSMALGVLGMPGFTAYMGLLDIGQPKAGDTVVVAAASGAVGALVGQIARLKGCRVVGIAGGSEKCRYVVEELGFDACIDHRSPDLPAALAAACPNGIDVYFESVGGAVFDAVLPLLNTGARVPLCGMISHYNDTELPAGPDRLGLLTRTLLVKRIKMQGFIIFDDYGHRYNEFFTQMSAWLKEGKIKFREDIVDGLENAPQAFMGLLEGRNFGKLLVRVANS
- a CDS encoding GNAT family N-acetyltransferase; this encodes MSEKNGFHLIPSLVDIEAAQWNAIAGGQACLSHAFLSTLESTGCVGGKTGWTPQHATLWHDGELVAAMPLYLKVHSYGEYVFDWAWADAYARNGLDYYPKWLSALPFCPIPGTRLFGRSTDDRKTLLAAVLALAADSGLSSFHLLFPTEEEGLWMREAGMMLRNGVQFHWHNAGYADFDAFLSHLNHDKRKKIRQERRRAGGHGLSIRWLDGHTATASDWAFFYRCYATTYALHRSTPYLTPDFFTTLARDMPDGVRLLLAERDGEALAGAFYLCDGEALYGRYWGATEPLPFLHFELCYYQAIDYCIRHGLSRFEGGAQGEHKLSRGLEPVVTRSAHWIADRRFRDAVDRFLEQESTGIQFYLDELSERSPFRNT